From Pseudomonas sp. CCI4.2, one genomic window encodes:
- a CDS encoding BrnA antitoxin family protein, whose amino-acid sequence MTKKPNPERVDSTNPEWSAKDFAKARQASDVLPYLFGKAQVKEMLQPKRGRPKSGITKEHVNLRLDPEVLAQFRASGPGWQTRMNEVLADWLKTHTPNEVKV is encoded by the coding sequence ATGACCAAGAAACCCAATCCTGAAAGGGTTGATTCGACCAACCCAGAGTGGTCCGCCAAGGATTTCGCAAAGGCCAGGCAGGCTAGTGACGTGCTGCCGTATTTGTTCGGCAAAGCCCAAGTGAAAGAGATGCTTCAGCCAAAGCGTGGACGTCCCAAGTCAGGGATCACCAAAGAGCATGTCAACTTGCGTCTTGATCCAGAGGTCTTGGCGCAGTTCAGAGCATCCGGCCCGGGTTGGCAAACACGCATGAATGAAGTCTTGGCCGACTGGCTTAAGACACATACGCCCAACGAGGTGAAGGTGTGA
- a CDS encoding BrnT family toxin, translating into MQITYDPAKDARNIEERGLPFAQVLEFEWSTALIVEDERFDYGECRYQAMGFIEDRLYVVVFTPRGDAVHVISFRKANKREVKSYDQETQS; encoded by the coding sequence ATGCAGATTACTTATGACCCAGCCAAAGACGCACGAAACATTGAAGAGCGTGGACTCCCATTCGCACAGGTGCTGGAATTCGAATGGTCTACTGCGTTGATCGTGGAAGATGAGCGATTTGACTACGGAGAGTGCCGCTACCAGGCAATGGGATTCATAGAAGATCGACTGTATGTTGTGGTGTTCACCCCTCGGGGCGATGCAGTTCACGTCATCAGTTTTCGTAAAGCCAATAAGCGGGAGGTCAAAAGCTATGACCAAGAAACCCAATCCTGA